A single window of Chloracidobacterium thermophilum B DNA harbors:
- a CDS encoding DMT family protein encodes MRTVILLILSNLFMTVAWYGHLRHRGVTLWKVILISWGIAFFEYCLQVPANRWGYGQFTAFQLKILQEIITLLVFVAFAITYLHEPLRWNYAVAFLFILAAVYFAFLPASSTPAQP; translated from the coding sequence ATGCGGACGGTCATCCTGCTCATTCTCAGCAATCTGTTCATGACGGTGGCCTGGTACGGACACCTGCGCCACCGGGGTGTGACCCTGTGGAAGGTCATTCTCATCAGTTGGGGTATCGCGTTTTTTGAATACTGCCTGCAGGTGCCGGCCAACCGCTGGGGCTATGGGCAGTTCACGGCGTTCCAGCTCAAGATTCTGCAGGAAATCATCACGCTTCTGGTCTTTGTCGCCTTCGCCATCACCTACCTGCACGAGCCGCTGCGGTGGAACTATGCCGTGGCATTTCTCTTCATCCTCGCGGCCGTGTACTTTGCCTTTCTCCCGGCGTCATCCACACCGGCGCAGCCCTGA